Proteins encoded within one genomic window of Bdellovibrionales bacterium CG10_big_fil_rev_8_21_14_0_10_45_34:
- the motA gene encoding flagellar motor stator protein MotA, with amino-acid sequence MGAVGLIVVLVMVFGGFILHGGNMRVIMQPTEVMIIFGAALGAAIIQAPMSSLKASVKYSIRAMVGSSGPSSKEYLDLLQLLYRLFQTFRKDGPQGVEKHIEEPQGSEIFKAYPSFLKNHHAVHLLCDTMKITLSADLTQYDVDDLLDLDIKTGHEEEHDAQHIVANTADAMPGLGIVAAVLGVVITMGKLDQGTEVIGHSVAAALVGTFMGVMAAYGFFSPLAGKIGRNIEADGRYLRCIKVALVALQRGNPPLVCVEYARRSIFPDQRPSFDEMDKALKEKKAA; translated from the coding sequence ATGGGTGCCGTCGGGTTGATTGTGGTTTTGGTAATGGTTTTCGGTGGATTCATTCTCCACGGCGGAAACATGCGTGTGATCATGCAACCTACTGAGGTGATGATCATTTTCGGTGCTGCGCTCGGTGCGGCGATTATTCAAGCTCCTATGTCATCACTTAAGGCAAGTGTTAAGTATTCTATTCGCGCTATGGTTGGGAGCTCAGGCCCTTCTTCAAAAGAGTACCTCGATCTCTTGCAGCTTCTCTATAGGTTGTTTCAAACTTTTCGAAAAGATGGCCCTCAAGGGGTAGAGAAACACATTGAGGAGCCCCAGGGTTCAGAGATTTTTAAAGCGTATCCGAGTTTTTTGAAAAATCATCATGCTGTTCATTTGTTGTGTGACACGATGAAGATTACGTTAAGTGCAGATCTCACCCAGTACGATGTCGATGACTTGTTGGATTTGGATATCAAAACAGGCCACGAAGAAGAACACGATGCTCAGCACATTGTGGCAAACACTGCAGACGCGATGCCGGGCTTAGGAATCGTAGCTGCGGTTTTGGGCGTTGTGATCACGATGGGTAAACTGGATCAGGGCACAGAAGTCATTGGTCATTCCGTTGCGGCCGCACTTGTTGGTACGTTTATGGGGGTTATGGCTGCCTACGGATTCTTTTCGCCACTTGCCGGAAAAATAGGCCGTAACATTGAAGCAGATGGCCGTTATTTGAGATGCATCAAAGTGGCGCTTGTGGCTCTTCAGCGCGGTAACCCTCCGCTGGTATGTGTGGAATATGCGCGAAGATCAATTTTTCCTGATCAGCGCCCTAGTTTTGATGAAATGGACAAGGCCCTAAAAGAAAAGAAGGCTGCATAA
- the lon gene encoding endopeptidase La, with amino-acid sequence MKKTIAVLPIKNTVLFPTVTMPLAVGRPRSVASLLKAHSENNQIVIVTQQNLDVVEPELSDLYKVGTLCKIDGVHGSEENGYQIVVTGLSRFQIEDYLFEDGHHRVAGAEIIEPEIVEDPRREALFQALKALSKEILSLIPGMKSSIGQMVEGINDPKYLTHLASTYLNIPIEEKQKILENIDLISRMEKLLEHLRNEREVLNVKKDVQEKITERFSKAQRDAILREQMRAIKEELGDQGGGASEGYREKIEKAKMPKEAYKQAQDELNRFEQLSPHSPDYHVVRNYLDWMLSLPWNIKTTDRIDIVHAENVLNEEHYGLEKIKQRILQHLAVARLKKDLKGSILLFVGPPGVGKTSLGQSIAHALERNFVRLSLGGVRDESEIRGHRRTYIGSMPGRIVQSLKRAGSRNPVMMLDEVDKLGAGFHGDPSSALLEVLDPEQNNTFVDHYLDVPFDLSDVLFIATANRLDTIPAPLLDRMEIIELASYTLSEKVGIAKKYLIPKQYKENGLQNDDLIIPDVILEQIAEGYTREAGVRELQRQIGAIGRWAAEKIVRSEIQTESQKSLDQESSAANPLTEGSPRKGAKVQLDGPSLVEALGSRKYYPDVALESPPYGVVTGIAWTPMGGDVLFVETHQMPGSGKITITGQLGDVMKESAQIAMSLARSQASILNPSIDFEKNDFHIHVPSGAIGKDGPSAGVTLTTALISLLLKKEVNPKLSMTGEITLRRAVLPVGGIKEKVLAAHRAGIEEIILPKRNEVDLEKLPAEVKSGIKFHFAETLDDVLKVALDLPPFSMIQHMQNGLSKHRCD; translated from the coding sequence ATGAAAAAAACTATTGCCGTTCTACCGATTAAAAATACTGTTCTCTTCCCGACGGTCACTATGCCTTTGGCTGTGGGGCGGCCTCGTAGCGTTGCCTCCCTATTGAAGGCCCACTCTGAAAACAATCAAATTGTCATAGTTACTCAGCAAAACCTCGATGTAGTAGAACCAGAGCTTTCTGATCTCTACAAAGTTGGCACACTGTGCAAAATTGACGGTGTACATGGCAGTGAAGAGAACGGTTATCAAATTGTTGTGACTGGCCTATCGCGCTTTCAGATTGAAGATTATTTGTTTGAAGATGGGCATCATCGAGTTGCAGGAGCCGAAATCATCGAGCCGGAAATTGTGGAAGACCCCAGAAGAGAGGCTCTTTTTCAGGCACTCAAGGCACTTTCAAAAGAGATTCTCTCTTTAATTCCAGGGATGAAGTCTTCTATAGGACAAATGGTCGAAGGAATCAACGATCCTAAATACCTCACCCATTTAGCGTCGACATACCTCAATATACCCATTGAAGAGAAACAAAAAATCTTAGAAAATATCGACCTCATTTCACGAATGGAAAAACTGCTGGAGCACCTGCGAAATGAGCGAGAAGTGCTCAATGTCAAAAAGGACGTTCAGGAAAAAATCACAGAAAGATTTTCAAAAGCTCAGCGGGATGCGATTCTAAGAGAGCAAATGCGAGCTATTAAAGAGGAGTTGGGGGATCAAGGGGGCGGCGCCTCTGAGGGCTATCGTGAAAAAATAGAAAAAGCTAAGATGCCAAAAGAAGCCTATAAGCAGGCGCAAGATGAACTGAATCGTTTTGAGCAACTTTCTCCGCACTCACCAGATTACCATGTGGTACGAAACTATTTAGATTGGATGTTAAGCCTTCCTTGGAATATCAAAACAACAGACCGTATCGACATAGTTCATGCCGAAAATGTTTTAAACGAGGAACACTACGGACTTGAAAAAATTAAACAAAGAATTCTTCAGCATTTGGCAGTTGCCAGACTGAAAAAAGACCTAAAAGGTTCGATTCTTTTATTTGTTGGCCCGCCTGGGGTGGGAAAGACGAGTCTTGGTCAGAGCATTGCTCATGCACTCGAGAGAAATTTTGTTCGCCTGAGCTTGGGAGGAGTTCGAGATGAAAGTGAAATCCGTGGACACAGACGCACGTATATAGGATCTATGCCTGGCAGAATTGTTCAAAGTCTTAAACGTGCTGGTTCGCGAAATCCTGTAATGATGCTGGATGAAGTCGACAAACTGGGCGCAGGCTTTCATGGCGACCCTTCAAGCGCGTTGCTTGAGGTGCTCGATCCTGAACAGAATAATACGTTTGTGGATCATTATCTAGACGTGCCCTTTGATTTGTCTGATGTGTTGTTTATAGCAACCGCCAACCGCCTCGATACAATACCTGCTCCGCTGCTTGATCGCATGGAGATTATTGAACTCGCAAGCTACACACTGAGTGAAAAAGTGGGAATTGCTAAAAAGTATTTAATACCAAAACAGTATAAAGAGAACGGCCTTCAGAATGATGACTTGATTATCCCAGATGTAATTCTTGAGCAAATCGCTGAAGGCTACACGCGAGAGGCGGGAGTGAGAGAGTTACAGCGACAAATCGGTGCTATCGGGCGCTGGGCTGCAGAGAAGATTGTTCGGAGTGAGATACAAACTGAAAGTCAAAAAAGTTTGGATCAAGAGTCTTCGGCGGCCAATCCCCTTACTGAAGGGAGCCCTCGTAAAGGGGCAAAGGTACAACTTGATGGACCTTCTTTGGTGGAAGCCCTTGGTTCGAGAAAATATTATCCTGATGTAGCTCTAGAGTCTCCCCCTTACGGAGTTGTTACCGGCATTGCGTGGACTCCTATGGGCGGAGATGTGTTGTTTGTTGAAACACACCAAATGCCAGGCTCAGGTAAAATCACAATTACTGGTCAGCTTGGCGATGTGATGAAAGAAAGCGCTCAAATTGCGATGAGTCTTGCAAGATCGCAGGCTTCGATTCTGAATCCGAGTATTGATTTTGAAAAAAATGACTTTCATATCCATGTGCCGTCGGGCGCTATTGGGAAGGACGGACCATCTGCGGGCGTCACTCTTACAACAGCATTGATTTCTCTGCTTCTGAAGAAGGAAGTAAATCCAAAACTTTCTATGACTGGAGAGATCACTCTACGTCGAGCCGTGCTTCCTGTTGGCGGAATTAAAGAGAAAGTGTTAGCTGCCCATAGAGCTGGCATTGAAGAGATAATCCTTCCTAAGCGAAATGAAGTTGATCTTGAAAAGCTCCCAGCTGAAGTGAAGTCTGGGATCAAGTTTCACTTTGCAGAGACGCTCGACGATGTTTTAAAGGTGGCTCTCGATCTGCCGCCTTTTTCCATGATTCAACATATGCAAAACGGTTTAAGTAAACATAGATGTGATTAG
- a CDS encoding chemotaxis protein MotB: MIVIKKITVSGGGHHGGAWKVAFADFMTAMMAFFLVMWLLNQTPEVKKNVASYFSGPSMIQNTFTSYGAELTLEKLFLDLVNEPLQVVQSFMEPADFTPNLFAMGSRKIVLAEIANQLGELAGDVQVESDRIQFQIDDKYLFEPGTADPSKQFVQMMEKIKLLTTGVEDANINIESFIFTQSVIDQNPLTAKKVADQRRDLIKSNIEAGLEHKSASVLGETVVARATSISKGSRPRGFIKFQIKQKPTIEGQRKPRELETLFEKKETDTSVYDNFVKTLSNKKKN; encoded by the coding sequence ATGATAGTCATTAAAAAAATTACGGTTTCCGGAGGCGGTCATCATGGTGGCGCTTGGAAGGTGGCATTCGCTGACTTTATGACGGCAATGATGGCATTCTTTCTAGTAATGTGGCTTCTTAATCAAACTCCAGAAGTGAAAAAGAACGTTGCTTCTTATTTCTCAGGGCCAAGCATGATTCAGAATACCTTTACTAGCTACGGAGCAGAGCTCACCTTAGAAAAGTTGTTTCTAGATCTAGTAAATGAGCCTCTTCAAGTGGTTCAGTCGTTTATGGAGCCGGCAGACTTCACTCCCAATCTGTTCGCAATGGGTTCACGTAAGATTGTATTGGCCGAGATTGCCAATCAACTAGGAGAACTGGCGGGCGACGTTCAAGTGGAATCTGACAGGATTCAGTTTCAGATAGACGACAAATATCTCTTTGAACCGGGCACAGCAGACCCATCCAAGCAGTTTGTTCAGATGATGGAAAAAATTAAACTTCTTACCACGGGCGTAGAGGATGCAAACATAAATATTGAATCCTTTATTTTTACCCAATCCGTGATAGATCAAAATCCGTTGACTGCCAAAAAAGTGGCCGATCAAAGAAGAGACCTCATTAAGTCAAATATCGAAGCTGGGCTCGAACACAAATCGGCCAGTGTGCTCGGCGAGACGGTTGTGGCGCGAGCGACAAGCATCTCTAAAGGTAGTCGTCCGAGGGGATTTATTAAATTTCAAATCAAGCAAAAGCCCACTATTGAAGGACAAAGAAAACCTCGTGAGCTAGAAACTCTCTTCGAGAAAAAAGAAACAGACACTTCAGTTTACGACAATTTTGTGAAGACCCTCAGCAATAAAAAGAAGAACTAG
- a CDS encoding exonuclease, with protein sequence MEQILSAGLKNLEIVSFDTETSGAFPVGNDIVELAAVKWKNGEIIGEFQSLIKPREPMGDFIISIHRITNEMVSDAPTMETVLPSFLSFIGEAVLVAHHAPFDLGFLAYDIERLGYRLPQNRVLCSSLLSRTLISGAPNHRLQTLVEFLNLHKGDAHRALDDSKACLGLLLECFSRLSHDCTLEKVMELMGKDLSWRRYSLEYYRKSEHWFSSLIDSINQKSTFRFLYGGKTYPEEKIKICQGVVRNPDGDFIACVDPQPDPTARPKRYYLSRIRGV encoded by the coding sequence ATGGAACAGATTTTAAGCGCCGGTTTAAAAAACCTTGAGATAGTGAGCTTTGATACCGAGACGAGTGGCGCCTTCCCGGTGGGAAACGACATAGTGGAGCTTGCTGCCGTCAAGTGGAAGAACGGAGAGATCATTGGCGAGTTTCAGTCGCTAATAAAACCCCGCGAGCCCATGGGCGATTTTATTATATCTATTCACCGTATCACAAATGAAATGGTTTCGGATGCACCGACTATGGAAACTGTTTTACCAAGTTTTTTGAGTTTTATAGGCGAGGCCGTTTTGGTGGCCCACCATGCACCCTTTGATTTGGGTTTTCTTGCGTATGATATTGAAAGACTCGGATACAGACTTCCGCAGAATCGCGTTTTGTGTTCGTCGTTACTTTCTCGTACTTTGATTAGCGGAGCTCCGAATCATCGTTTGCAAACTTTGGTTGAGTTTCTAAATCTTCATAAGGGAGACGCGCACCGAGCTCTCGATGACTCTAAAGCGTGCTTGGGTCTTCTGCTTGAATGTTTTAGTAGGCTCTCTCACGACTGCACGCTTGAAAAAGTGATGGAGCTCATGGGTAAAGACCTCAGCTGGCGCAGGTACAGTTTGGAATACTATAGAAAATCAGAACATTGGTTTTCGTCTCTCATAGATTCGATCAACCAGAAGTCGACCTTTCGATTTCTTTACGGCGGCAAAACTTACCCCGAAGAAAAAATTAAGATTTGTCAGGGTGTTGTCAGAAATCCCGATGGAGATTTTATCGCATGTGTCGACCCACAGCCTGACCCTACGGCACGTCCTAAGCGATATTATTTGTCGCGAATTCGCGGCGTTTAG